One Virgibacillus proomii DNA window includes the following coding sequences:
- a CDS encoding acyl-CoA dehydrogenase, whose protein sequence is MNFQLTDEQEMLRKMVRNFAENEVEPSAAERDEQERFDREIFDKMAELGLTGIPWPETYGGIGADYMSYVIAVEELSRVCASTGVTLSAHVSLASWPIYKYGNEEQKKTFLYRLASGEALGAYALSEPGAGSDVVSMSMTAKEEGNHYVLNGNKVWITNGGVADIYIVFAKTDADKRHKGITAFIVEKGTEGFTFGKKEKKLGIRSSPTTELIFENCSIPKENRLGAEGEGFKIAMTTLDGGRNGIAAQAVGIAQGALDAATAYAKEREQFGKPIAMNQGISFKLADMATEVEAARLLTYQAAWLESQGLPYGKASAMSKLFAGDAAMRTTVEAVQIFGGYGYTKDYPVERYMRDAKITQIYEGTNEIQRLVIGRMLTK, encoded by the coding sequence ATGAACTTTCAACTAACTGATGAACAAGAAATGTTGCGAAAGATGGTGCGGAATTTTGCGGAAAATGAAGTAGAACCGTCAGCTGCTGAACGTGATGAACAAGAACGATTTGATAGGGAAATATTTGATAAAATGGCAGAATTAGGGTTAACCGGTATTCCATGGCCAGAAACATATGGCGGCATTGGTGCAGATTATATGAGTTATGTTATTGCCGTAGAAGAATTATCAAGAGTCTGTGCATCTACCGGGGTTACTTTATCGGCTCATGTATCTTTGGCTAGCTGGCCGATTTATAAATATGGGAATGAAGAGCAGAAAAAAACGTTTTTGTATCGTCTGGCCAGTGGTGAAGCGTTAGGCGCTTATGCGTTATCGGAGCCTGGAGCAGGAAGTGATGTTGTTTCCATGTCAATGACAGCAAAGGAAGAAGGCAACCATTATGTATTAAATGGTAATAAAGTATGGATTACCAATGGTGGAGTTGCTGATATATATATTGTATTTGCTAAAACAGATGCCGATAAACGACATAAAGGCATTACGGCTTTTATTGTAGAGAAGGGTACAGAAGGTTTTACTTTCGGTAAAAAAGAGAAAAAGCTAGGCATTCGTTCTTCACCAACAACTGAACTTATTTTCGAGAATTGCAGTATACCAAAAGAGAATCGGTTAGGAGCAGAAGGAGAAGGCTTTAAAATTGCGATGACTACGTTGGATGGCGGTCGAAATGGAATTGCAGCACAAGCGGTTGGAATTGCTCAAGGAGCATTGGATGCAGCAACTGCCTACGCAAAAGAAAGGGAACAATTTGGGAAACCAATTGCAATGAATCAAGGGATTTCCTTTAAGCTAGCAGATATGGCAACAGAGGTAGAAGCAGCCCGCTTATTAACTTATCAAGCAGCCTGGTTAGAGTCGCAAGGATTACCTTATGGTAAAGCATCGGCCATGTCAAAATTATTTGCAGGAGATGCAGCAATGCGGACTACTGTAGAAGCCGTCCAAATTTTCGGCGGCTATGGCTATACAAAAGATTATCCAGTTGAACGTTATATGCGTGATGCGAAAATTACTCAAATATATGAAGGAACAAATGAAATTCAACGTCTAGTTATTGGTAGGATGCTTACGAAATAG
- a CDS encoding CTP synthase, which produces MTKYIFVTGGVVSSLGKGITAASLGRLLKNRGLKVTIQKFDPYINVDPGTMSPYQHGEVYVTEDGAETDLDLGHYERFIDINLNKYSNITTGKVYSSVIRKERRGDYLGGTVQVIPHITNEIKEQVFRAGEATEADIVITEIGGTVGDIESLPFLEAIRQIKKDVGRDSVMYIHCTLVPYIKAAGEMKTKPTQHSVKELRSLGIQPDVIVLRTEQAISKEMKEKIALFCDINEKAVIEMIDADTLYQIPISLQEQQLDQLTCNHFGLKCQEADMGEWKELLNRVRHLSKQVDIALVGKYVELPDAYLSVVEALKHAGFVFDSDIHVHWINSEQLDEQTIHQELENVDGILVPGGFGDRGIDGKIIAIQHARENKIPFLGICLGMQLATVEFARNVVGLESAHSTEIDPNTPHPIIDLLPDQKDIANLGGTLRLGAYPCKLKDNTKTKAAYNGADCIEERHRHRYEFNNVYREQMIHHGFVFSGTSPDGRLVETIEIADHPWFVACQFHPEFTSRPTRPQPLFKGFIGAALEYQNAK; this is translated from the coding sequence ATGACTAAATATATTTTTGTTACTGGAGGCGTTGTATCTTCATTAGGGAAGGGAATTACAGCAGCTTCACTGGGACGATTACTAAAAAATCGCGGTTTAAAAGTTACGATCCAAAAATTTGATCCTTATATTAATGTCGATCCTGGAACAATGAGCCCTTACCAGCATGGGGAAGTTTATGTCACAGAGGATGGTGCAGAGACCGATTTAGACTTAGGCCATTATGAACGGTTTATTGATATTAACTTGAATAAATATAGCAATATTACAACAGGAAAGGTATATTCCAGCGTTATTCGTAAGGAGCGCCGTGGTGATTATTTAGGTGGAACAGTTCAAGTTATTCCACACATCACGAATGAAATAAAAGAACAGGTATTTCGCGCAGGGGAAGCAACAGAAGCAGATATTGTGATTACGGAAATCGGCGGTACGGTTGGTGATATCGAATCATTACCTTTTTTGGAAGCAATTCGTCAAATTAAGAAGGATGTTGGCAGAGATAGCGTCATGTATATTCACTGTACACTTGTTCCATATATTAAAGCAGCTGGTGAGATGAAAACCAAACCAACCCAACATAGTGTGAAGGAATTGCGCTCTCTTGGTATTCAACCTGATGTTATTGTTTTACGAACAGAACAGGCGATTAGTAAGGAAATGAAAGAAAAAATTGCTCTGTTTTGTGATATTAATGAAAAAGCAGTGATTGAGATGATAGATGCTGATACACTTTATCAGATACCAATTTCTTTGCAAGAACAGCAGTTAGATCAACTCACATGCAATCACTTTGGTTTAAAGTGCCAAGAAGCGGATATGGGTGAGTGGAAGGAATTGCTTAATAGAGTACGGCATTTATCAAAGCAAGTTGATATTGCGCTTGTAGGAAAATATGTTGAATTACCTGATGCATATTTGTCTGTCGTAGAAGCATTAAAACATGCTGGATTTGTATTTGATTCGGATATTCATGTACATTGGATTAACTCAGAGCAGCTTGATGAACAAACGATTCATCAAGAGCTAGAAAATGTGGATGGTATTCTCGTTCCCGGTGGTTTCGGTGACCGAGGAATCGATGGTAAAATTATCGCCATTCAACATGCAAGAGAAAATAAGATCCCATTTTTAGGTATTTGTTTAGGGATGCAATTAGCTACGGTGGAATTTGCTCGTAATGTTGTAGGGCTTGAAAGTGCTCATTCAACAGAGATTGATCCAAATACACCACATCCGATTATTGATTTACTCCCGGATCAGAAGGACATTGCCAATCTAGGGGGAACTTTACGACTTGGCGCTTATCCATGTAAATTAAAAGATAATACCAAAACAAAAGCAGCCTATAATGGTGCAGATTGTATTGAAGAGCGACATCGTCATCGTTATGAGTTTAACAATGTTTACCGGGAGCAAATGATTCATCATGGATTCGTCTTTTCCGGTACAAGTCCTGATGGCCGTCTTGTTGAAACAATTGAAATTGCCGATCATCCGTGGTTTGTAGCATGTCAATTTCATCCGGAATTTACATCTAGACCGACTAGACCACAACCTTTATTTAAAGGGTTTATCGGTGCTGCCTTAGAGTATCAAAACGCTAAATAA
- a CDS encoding TetR/AcrR family transcriptional regulator translates to MQKDSILSSIKDQSLIEKRRNQIIKGAITLFKDKGFHRTTTREIAKAAGFSIGTLYEYIRTKEDVLFLVCDSIYLQVRKRLEAQIDLNNSSAEHFMNVIRSYFYLMDEMQEEVLIMYQEVKSLKNESKEYVLKKEWDMLAILERLIVASFPDSLSPRKRKLLANNIFIIGQMWAFRRWMLQKQFTLEEYTDYQIHYLMNSIKGYKESV, encoded by the coding sequence ATGCAGAAGGATTCAATTCTTTCTTCCATAAAAGATCAATCCTTAATTGAAAAGCGTCGGAATCAAATTATAAAAGGAGCCATTACCTTATTTAAAGATAAAGGGTTTCATCGGACTACAACTAGGGAAATTGCCAAAGCAGCCGGTTTTAGTATTGGAACATTATATGAATATATACGAACAAAAGAAGATGTTTTATTTCTTGTTTGTGATTCCATTTATCTTCAAGTTCGTAAGCGATTGGAAGCGCAAATAGATTTGAATAATTCTTCCGCAGAGCATTTCATGAATGTAATTCGGTCATACTTTTATTTAATGGATGAAATGCAAGAAGAAGTGCTAATCATGTATCAAGAAGTGAAATCATTAAAAAATGAGAGTAAAGAATATGTGTTAAAAAAAGAATGGGATATGCTAGCTATATTAGAGCGGTTAATAGTGGCTTCTTTTCCGGATTCATTGTCCCCTCGAAAACGTAAACTTTTAGCTAATAACATATTTATTATTGGACAAATGTGGGCATTTAGAAGATGGATGCTGCAAAAGCAATTCACACTTGAGGAATATACAGATTACCAAATCCATTATTTAATGAATTCTATTAAGGGATATAAAGAGAGTGTTTAA
- a CDS encoding acetyl-CoA C-acetyltransferase, protein MKESVIVAGARTPFGKFGGALQPFTASQLGGKAIAEALKRADLAGDDVDEVIIGNVLQGGQGQIPSRQAAREAGIPWDVKTETINKVCASGLRSVTLADQLIRLGEEEIIVAGGMESMSNAPYFLPDARWGNRMGDKKVVDMMVHDGLTCSFQGVHMGTYGNATANEYEISREEQDKWAYRSHQRAIQAIEEGKFAEEIVPIEVLQRKGAPLIIDRDEAPRKDTSIEKLAVLKPVFNKDGTITAGNAPGINDGACALVVMSSNKASELGKTPLATIKGHAEIAVPAEDFPKTPGLVINKLLEKTGHVKDEIDLFEINEAFASVSLASSKIAGIDQEKINVNGGAVALGHPIGASGARILLTLVYELRRRGGGLGIAAICSGGGQGDAILIEVPK, encoded by the coding sequence ATGAAAGAATCTGTAATTGTAGCTGGTGCAAGAACACCATTTGGAAAATTTGGTGGGGCATTGCAGCCATTTACAGCATCACAACTTGGAGGGAAGGCGATTGCCGAAGCTTTAAAGCGGGCAGACCTAGCAGGAGATGATGTAGATGAAGTAATTATTGGAAATGTGCTACAAGGTGGACAAGGACAAATCCCATCACGACAAGCTGCAAGAGAAGCTGGTATTCCATGGGATGTAAAAACAGAAACGATAAATAAAGTTTGCGCTTCTGGATTACGCAGTGTGACATTAGCGGATCAATTGATTCGTCTGGGCGAGGAAGAAATTATTGTAGCTGGTGGTATGGAGAGCATGAGTAATGCACCTTACTTTTTACCAGATGCACGCTGGGGAAATCGGATGGGTGACAAAAAAGTAGTCGATATGATGGTACATGATGGATTAACCTGTTCTTTTCAAGGAGTTCATATGGGGACATATGGAAATGCTACAGCAAATGAATATGAAATAAGTCGTGAAGAACAGGATAAATGGGCATATCGCAGCCATCAACGGGCAATTCAAGCAATAGAAGAAGGGAAGTTTGCTGAAGAAATTGTCCCTATTGAAGTATTACAACGAAAAGGAGCCCCGCTTATTATAGATCGAGACGAAGCACCAAGAAAAGATACAAGCATTGAAAAGCTGGCAGTGCTTAAACCGGTATTTAATAAGGACGGTACGATTACAGCAGGGAATGCACCAGGCATAAACGATGGAGCATGTGCGCTTGTGGTAATGTCGAGTAACAAAGCTAGTGAATTAGGAAAAACTCCACTCGCAACGATTAAAGGGCATGCAGAAATAGCTGTACCTGCTGAAGATTTTCCAAAGACTCCAGGGCTAGTCATTAATAAATTACTTGAAAAAACAGGTCATGTTAAAGATGAAATAGATTTGTTTGAAATTAATGAAGCATTTGCCTCCGTATCGTTAGCAAGTTCTAAGATCGCAGGGATTGATCAAGAAAAAATTAATGTAAATGGTGGGGCAGTTGCATTAGGTCATCCGATTGGAGCTAGTGGAGCAAGAATATTACTAACTTTAGTCTATGAATTGAGAAGACGAGGCGGTGGACTTGGTATTGCTGCTATTTGCAGTGGGGGAGGCCAAGGTGACGCTATTTTAATCGAAGTACCAAAATAG
- a CDS encoding acyl-CoA dehydrogenase, producing MLHETEEQAMLRKMVRDFAQTEIAQAIPRMEEEDRFPKEIIKKMGDLGLMGIPIPEDYGGAEMGYTSYIQTIHEISKVSATVGVVLSVHTSVGTNPILYFGTEQQKNHYLPKLANGDYLGAFALTEAHAGSDAGSIKTTAVKEGNGYILNGSKLFITNGGEADTYITFARTGEEKGDISAFIIEKDTPGLTIGKKERKMGLHGSNTVSLIFENCKVDKKQLLGEEGQGFKIALHNLNIGRIGIAAQALGISEAALEYATEYAKERIQFGKSIVNQQGISFKLADMATRTEAAKLLVYQAAVLVEQDVPAGKEVSMAKLFSSRTAMKNAIEAVQIFGGYGYTKDYPVERLFRDAKVTEIYEGSNEIQRIVIAKHLLK from the coding sequence ATGCTACATGAAACAGAAGAACAGGCAATGTTGCGAAAAATGGTCAGAGATTTTGCGCAAACAGAAATAGCTCAGGCCATACCACGGATGGAGGAAGAAGATAGGTTTCCAAAAGAAATTATTAAAAAAATGGGAGATCTTGGTTTAATGGGCATCCCTATTCCTGAAGATTACGGTGGTGCAGAGATGGGTTATACCTCCTATATTCAGACCATTCATGAAATATCAAAAGTAAGCGCTACAGTAGGAGTTGTTTTATCGGTACACACATCTGTGGGAACCAATCCTATTTTGTACTTTGGTACGGAACAGCAAAAAAATCATTACCTTCCAAAGCTTGCTAATGGAGATTACCTTGGTGCTTTTGCTTTGACAGAGGCACACGCCGGTTCTGATGCAGGAAGTATTAAAACAACCGCGGTAAAGGAAGGTAATGGTTATATATTAAATGGTTCTAAGCTATTTATTACAAATGGTGGCGAAGCAGATACGTATATAACCTTTGCTCGAACAGGTGAGGAAAAAGGTGATATAAGTGCGTTTATTATTGAAAAGGATACACCAGGACTTACGATTGGAAAAAAAGAAAGAAAAATGGGGCTACATGGATCAAATACGGTTTCACTCATCTTTGAAAATTGTAAAGTTGATAAGAAACAGCTGTTAGGTGAGGAAGGGCAGGGCTTTAAAATTGCGTTACATAATCTAAATATCGGCAGAATTGGTATTGCGGCGCAGGCATTAGGTATTAGTGAAGCGGCTTTGGAATATGCGACAGAATATGCTAAAGAGCGAATCCAATTTGGCAAGTCAATTGTTAACCAGCAAGGAATTTCCTTTAAACTAGCAGATATGGCCACCCGTACAGAAGCGGCAAAGTTATTAGTCTATCAAGCCGCTGTTTTAGTAGAACAAGATGTTCCTGCTGGAAAAGAGGTATCCATGGCAAAGTTATTTTCATCAAGAACAGCTATGAAAAATGCTATAGAAGCTGTACAAATTTTTGGTGGCTATGGTTATACAAAAGATTACCCTGTTGAGCGACTATTTCGCGATGCTAAAGTTACTGAAATTTACGAAGGCTCCAATGAAATCCAACGAATTGTTATAGCGAAGCATCTATTAAAATAG
- the rpoE gene encoding DNA-directed RNA polymerase subunit delta, giving the protein MTVSLKKYSHEEIQKMSMIELATLLMLEEKKAIHFKDIFEQAADLKGFTKQQKRDLIAQFYTDLNVDGRFLTTGDNMWGLKRWYPVEQMDEVVHVTPKRKKKVRQKSEEEIEEELDIVDDEIEIFDEDFVEEDFEEDEDYDEAFDEDYDEDYDEKIEEDEELVDEDYLDDKEKK; this is encoded by the coding sequence ATGACCGTGAGCTTAAAAAAATATAGCCACGAAGAAATTCAAAAAATGTCAATGATTGAATTAGCTACTTTATTAATGTTAGAAGAAAAGAAAGCTATTCATTTTAAGGACATATTTGAACAGGCAGCAGATTTAAAAGGTTTTACTAAACAACAAAAACGGGATCTAATTGCTCAATTTTATACGGATTTAAATGTGGATGGCAGATTTTTGACAACAGGAGATAATATGTGGGGGCTGAAACGTTGGTATCCTGTTGAACAAATGGACGAAGTAGTCCACGTAACTCCAAAAAGGAAGAAAAAGGTGAGGCAAAAGTCAGAAGAGGAAATAGAGGAAGAACTGGATATTGTTGATGATGAAATTGAAATTTTTGATGAAGATTTCGTAGAAGAAGATTTTGAAGAAGATGAAGATTATGATGAAGCCTTCGATGAGGATTATGATGAGGACTATGACGAGAAAATAGAAGAAGATGAAGAATTGGTGGATGAAGATTACTTAGATGATAAGGAAAAAAAGTAA
- a CDS encoding 3-hydroxybutyryl-CoA dehydrogenase: MNIEKVMVIGAGQMGAGIAHVCAQAGFHVRLYDNQAKALEKGINTIEKLLQRSVDKQRMTEQEKNETFTRIQAVDTLWEGSKADLIIEAVIENMDVKTDIFQQLDHIAPTHAILASNTSSLPITEIAAATERPEQVIGMHFMNPVPVMKLVEIIRGLQTSDQTYQAIDQMAKALNKTPVVVNDFPGFVSNRILMPMINEAIYTLYEGIATVEDIDTSMKLGMNHPMGPLTLADFIGLDTCLYIMEVLHEGFADSKYRPCPLLRQYVKAGWLGKKSGRGFYTYTKLYTNA; encoded by the coding sequence ATGAATATAGAGAAAGTTATGGTCATAGGCGCTGGGCAAATGGGGGCAGGTATTGCCCACGTCTGTGCTCAAGCTGGTTTTCATGTTCGATTATATGATAATCAGGCGAAAGCATTAGAAAAGGGAATAAATACTATTGAGAAGCTGTTGCAACGTTCTGTTGATAAACAACGAATGACAGAGCAGGAGAAAAATGAAACATTTACAAGAATTCAGGCAGTAGATACATTATGGGAAGGAAGTAAAGCAGATTTAATAATTGAAGCTGTGATTGAAAATATGGATGTGAAAACAGATATCTTTCAGCAGCTGGATCATATTGCTCCGACACATGCTATTTTAGCTTCGAATACATCATCCTTGCCAATTACGGAGATCGCGGCAGCAACAGAACGTCCGGAACAAGTAATTGGCATGCATTTCATGAATCCTGTACCTGTGATGAAATTGGTAGAAATTATTCGTGGTTTACAGACGAGTGATCAAACCTATCAGGCTATTGACCAAATGGCAAAGGCTTTAAATAAAACACCCGTTGTAGTAAATGATTTTCCGGGGTTTGTTTCAAATCGTATTTTGATGCCAATGATTAATGAAGCGATATATACGCTTTATGAAGGAATTGCAACGGTCGAGGATATTGATACTTCAATGAAATTAGGGATGAATCATCCGATGGGACCGCTAACTCTGGCTGATTTTATTGGCCTGGATACATGCCTTTATATTATGGAAGTATTGCATGAAGGGTTTGCGGACAGTAAATACCGCCCATGTCCATTACTTAGGCAATACGTAAAAGCAGGGTGGCTCGGTAAAAAATCAGGTCGAGGCTTTTATACGTATACGAAACTATATACGAATGCCTAA